One window of Mesorhizobium sp. PAMC28654 genomic DNA carries:
- the choW gene encoding choline ABC transporter permease subunit, producing MDPISQFMIDHKIPIGAWGKAFFGFLTDNFDTIFRAFSNGLNFLLDGLVNILLVVPPVLLALIIAAIAWLLQRSRPLAIGVFLGLIFIINQNLWKQTVQTLVLVVAAAAMAMAIGVPMGIWAAHKPKVYRVMLPVLDLMQTLPTFVYLIPVLTLFGLGNAPGLIVTIIFVIPTAVRLTHLGVVSVPKAIVEAGEAFGATKSQLLWKVELPSALPTIMAGLTQSIMLSLSMVVFAALIGAGGLGTEINRALGSRRIDLGLEAGLAIVVLAIVLDRMTRINVGGKK from the coding sequence ATGGATCCGATTTCCCAATTCATGATCGATCACAAGATCCCGATAGGCGCCTGGGGCAAGGCGTTCTTCGGCTTCCTGACCGACAATTTCGACACCATATTCAGGGCCTTCTCCAATGGCCTCAATTTCCTCCTCGACGGGTTGGTCAACATCCTGCTGGTCGTGCCGCCTGTGCTGCTGGCGCTGATCATCGCCGCCATCGCCTGGCTGCTGCAGCGCTCCAGGCCGCTTGCCATCGGCGTGTTCCTCGGCCTGATCTTCATCATCAACCAGAACCTCTGGAAGCAGACGGTGCAGACCTTGGTGCTGGTGGTGGCCGCCGCCGCGATGGCAATGGCCATCGGCGTGCCGATGGGCATCTGGGCCGCGCACAAGCCGAAGGTCTACCGGGTCATGCTGCCAGTGCTCGACCTGATGCAGACGCTGCCGACCTTCGTCTACCTGATCCCGGTACTGACGCTGTTCGGCCTTGGCAACGCGCCTGGCCTCATCGTCACCATCATCTTCGTCATCCCGACCGCGGTCAGGCTCACTCATCTCGGCGTCGTCTCGGTGCCCAAGGCGATCGTCGAAGCCGGCGAGGCGTTTGGCGCCACCAAGAGCCAGCTGCTCTGGAAGGTGGAATTGCCTTCGGCGCTGCCCACCATCATGGCGGGCCTCACCCAGTCGATCATGCTGTCGCTGTCGATGGTGGTGTTCGCGGCGCTGATCGGCGCCGGCGGCCTTGGCACCGAAATCAACCGGGCGCTCGGCTCGCGCAGGATCGACCTTGGACTTGAGGCTGGCCTTGCCATCGTTGTGCTGGCCATCGTTCTCGACCGGATGACCCGCATTAACGTTGGAGGCAAGAAATGA
- a CDS encoding response regulator, with product MKSDAHILIVDDDKGIRDLLQEFFQKRGLRTTVASDGTEMEAILRRTAVDLIILDVMLPGKSGLELCRDIRASYSTPIIMLTAVTETTDRVVGLEMGADDYVPKPFDPRELLARIRAVLRRHGTTEPKRATTKQIYHFAGWTMDCSRRRLIAPGDVRVELTMAEFNLLQTFVKSAQRVLTRDQLIELSGGDTDYSFDRSIDILVSRLRRKMEDDPKTPKLILTVRSGGYQFLPETTSE from the coding sequence GTGAAATCAGACGCACACATACTGATCGTCGACGACGACAAGGGCATTCGCGACCTGCTTCAGGAATTCTTCCAGAAGCGGGGGCTGCGCACCACGGTGGCTTCCGACGGCACGGAGATGGAGGCCATCCTGCGCCGCACGGCGGTCGATCTCATCATTCTGGACGTCATGCTGCCGGGAAAGAGCGGCCTGGAGCTGTGCCGTGACATCCGCGCCAGCTATTCGACGCCGATCATCATGCTGACGGCGGTCACCGAGACCACCGACCGCGTGGTTGGGCTGGAGATGGGCGCCGACGACTATGTCCCCAAACCCTTCGATCCGCGCGAATTGCTGGCCCGCATACGCGCCGTGCTGAGGCGCCACGGCACCACCGAGCCGAAGCGCGCCACCACCAAGCAGATCTACCATTTCGCTGGCTGGACCATGGACTGTTCGCGCCGGCGGCTGATCGCGCCGGGGGACGTTCGGGTCGAGTTGACGATGGCGGAATTCAACCTGCTGCAGACCTTCGTCAAGAGCGCGCAGCGCGTGCTGACCCGCGACCAACTCATCGAACTCTCGGGCGGCGACACCGACTACAGTTTCGACCGCAGCATCGACATTCTTGTCAGCCGGCTGCGGCGCAAGATGGAAGACGATCCCAAGACACCGAAACTGATCCTCACGGTACGCAGCGGCGGCTACCAGTTCCTGCCCGAGACGACGTCCGAATGA
- a CDS encoding autotransporter outer membrane beta-barrel domain-containing protein, which translates to MAISLFAAVTLGDDPAFSQSFTIGNGQDVGQQTMSDAGDTGTVDSGGIIQTFNPGEDAVLMSNSGQRLTNSGDIGTFGGGAFTIYSTGADATIINNGNSIILAEGDGSASVVAEGSNANIVNDGFVVAVGTNATFGIIANGVGAHVDNQGFIGVSGKASVAILGGKSDLTISNSGTIEADGIGASGIFWAHDPTDPPGFPTGLRVTNSGVISVSGTASTGIGAAGNDIVIVNSGAVYMSGAGSVGISTQVGNAVVTNSGTVFNDFNESTSTAISFGASNATLNLLAGTAIQGPIVFSGSGNTVSFGPALNAVMTFSGSGGVPQTILTGGRPFVVNGNQVAVVDITGFASAGSLVEDLADAVSGVIETRLTTPHDDVLGPRSGPDAWLSTFGGIRSQDGSGAAAGFSQALGGIVVGAERRSGDGFLGGVFVGAATGTTDVDDSAQEITHRSVFAGGYLGYDLGQRFANLSFVAGMLDEHSSRRVANNLVLGGIETARADFNGTFISPALTLGTRLPVAMGTLMPSVRLRYAGLFVGDYTETGSAADLAVARRDVHLFEVRGQLALALPQVTTPSQAWQTTLRAGVDGIAQSSGDVSATLLGQDISFASGAKKTAVRGFAGADVAAAVGHGVMLDSGFEVGYGSDNAFTARGQVRLSKAF; encoded by the coding sequence GTGGCGATATCGCTTTTCGCAGCGGTGACGCTTGGCGACGATCCCGCTTTTTCCCAGAGCTTCACCATCGGTAATGGCCAGGATGTCGGCCAGCAGACGATGAGCGATGCCGGCGATACCGGAACCGTCGACTCAGGTGGAATAATCCAGACATTCAACCCCGGCGAAGACGCGGTGCTGATGTCCAATTCAGGCCAGCGTCTCACCAATTCCGGGGATATCGGAACGTTCGGCGGCGGTGCTTTCACCATATATTCGACGGGCGCTGATGCAACGATCATCAACAACGGGAACTCGATCATTCTTGCCGAAGGTGACGGATCCGCCAGCGTCGTGGCCGAGGGCAGCAATGCCAACATCGTCAACGATGGCTTTGTCGTGGCCGTTGGCACCAACGCCACGTTCGGCATCATCGCCAATGGGGTCGGCGCGCATGTGGACAACCAGGGCTTCATCGGGGTTTCCGGCAAAGCGTCCGTTGCAATACTCGGAGGCAAATCCGACCTGACCATTTCGAACAGCGGCACTATCGAGGCCGACGGGATCGGTGCTTCGGGCATTTTCTGGGCACACGACCCCACCGACCCCCCAGGATTCCCGACCGGCCTGCGCGTGACCAATTCCGGGGTGATCTCGGTTTCCGGGACGGCTTCTACCGGTATCGGTGCCGCTGGTAATGATATTGTTATCGTTAATAGCGGCGCGGTTTACATGTCCGGGGCTGGGTCGGTCGGTATAAGCACCCAGGTCGGCAACGCAGTGGTCACCAACTCCGGCACCGTCTTCAACGACTTTAACGAGAGCACAAGCACGGCCATCTCCTTCGGCGCGTCCAACGCGACGCTGAACCTCTTGGCCGGCACGGCAATCCAGGGGCCGATCGTCTTCTCCGGCTCCGGCAACACGGTAAGCTTCGGGCCGGCGTTGAACGCCGTCATGACCTTTTCGGGAAGCGGCGGTGTTCCGCAGACCATCCTGACCGGGGGGCGGCCCTTCGTCGTCAACGGCAACCAGGTGGCGGTGGTCGACATCACCGGCTTTGCCAGCGCCGGGTCGCTGGTGGAAGACCTTGCCGACGCGGTGAGCGGCGTTATCGAGACGCGTCTGACGACCCCGCATGATGATGTGCTTGGGCCACGTTCCGGCCCGGACGCCTGGTTGTCGACGTTCGGCGGGATTCGCTCCCAGGATGGTTCGGGCGCCGCGGCCGGGTTCAGCCAGGCGCTTGGCGGCATCGTTGTCGGTGCCGAAAGACGTTCGGGCGACGGTTTCCTGGGCGGCGTGTTCGTGGGTGCGGCAACCGGAACGACCGACGTCGATGACAGCGCGCAGGAGATCACCCACCGCAGCGTGTTCGCGGGCGGCTATCTCGGCTATGATCTTGGCCAGCGCTTCGCCAATCTGTCTTTCGTCGCTGGCATGCTCGACGAGCACAGCAGCCGCCGTGTCGCCAACAACCTCGTGCTCGGCGGCATCGAAACGGCGCGGGCGGATTTCAACGGCACCTTCATCAGCCCGGCGCTGACACTCGGCACGCGGCTTCCTGTCGCCATGGGTACGCTGATGCCGAGCGTGCGGCTGCGTTACGCGGGTCTCTTCGTTGGCGATTATACGGAAACGGGTTCCGCCGCCGATCTCGCGGTTGCGCGGCGCGACGTTCATTTGTTCGAAGTGCGCGGGCAACTGGCGCTGGCGCTGCCGCAAGTCACGACGCCGAGCCAGGCCTGGCAGACCACCCTGCGGGCCGGCGTGGACGGCATAGCCCAGAGCAGCGGCGACGTTTCGGCCACGCTGCTTGGCCAGGACATCTCCTTCGCCTCCGGCGCCAAGAAGACGGCGGTGCGCGGCTTTGCCGGCGCCGACGTCGCGGCGGCGGTCGGCCATGGCGTAATGTTGGATAGCGGCTTCGAGGTCGGTTATGGCAGCGACAACGCTTTCACCGCCCGAGGGCAGGTCCGCCTCAGCAAGGCTTTTTGA
- a CDS encoding ATP-binding protein, with product MRRFLPQTLPVWVLLIVIAGLLISQVATLYIVSRDRVAANDVVDLYRLNDRAFSLVQLMSGATPEQRKVTAAGLFNSAYALTVSDTPAVTSSIAGDDELAELEDIMVSRLSKFGITDARVRRDPATTETGDTDGVVDRADIGQVERDLLALSANFAQSDKLTASLRFDDGQWLNFTEPNTPVGPILSLDSLPLYSLIAGLVVIMSIWSLRRLTAPYRMMETAVNRIGKDLKSPPISEAGSREVRAAAKAINAMQARLREYVEDREHLAAALAHDLRTPLTRMRLRLELLRKSPARAALAHDLADIEGIASSVIDFATFEVTEEKNERIDFLSLVEAVADGFEAVSFEDDEAHSRGLICVARPVALRRCVTNLVQNAVTYGKRAHLTLQRSENTVTLAIRDEGPGIPQAQLDTVFSSFVRLEQSRNRQTGGLGLGLTIARNIARGAGGEIRLSNYPGGGLLTELRLPLAA from the coding sequence ATGAGACGCTTCCTGCCGCAGACGCTGCCCGTCTGGGTGCTGCTCATCGTCATTGCCGGCCTGTTGATCAGCCAGGTCGCAACGCTCTACATCGTGTCGCGCGACCGGGTGGCGGCCAATGACGTGGTCGACCTCTACCGGCTCAACGACCGCGCCTTCTCGCTGGTGCAGTTGATGAGCGGCGCCACGCCCGAGCAGCGCAAGGTGACCGCGGCCGGCCTGTTCAATTCCGCTTATGCGCTGACCGTTTCGGACACGCCCGCCGTCACCTCATCGATCGCCGGCGACGACGAACTGGCCGAGCTCGAGGACATCATGGTCAGCCGGCTGTCGAAATTCGGCATCACCGACGCGCGGGTTCGCCGCGACCCGGCCACGACCGAGACCGGCGACACCGACGGCGTGGTCGACCGCGCCGACATCGGCCAGGTGGAGCGCGACCTTCTGGCGCTGTCGGCCAATTTCGCCCAGAGCGACAAGCTGACGGCGTCGCTGCGCTTCGACGACGGCCAGTGGCTGAACTTCACCGAGCCCAACACCCCCGTCGGCCCTATACTGAGCCTCGACAGCTTGCCGCTCTATTCGCTGATCGCCGGGCTGGTGGTGATCATGTCGATCTGGTCGCTGCGCCGGCTGACCGCGCCCTACCGGATGATGGAAACCGCGGTGAACAGGATCGGCAAGGATCTGAAGAGCCCGCCGATCTCCGAGGCGGGCAGCCGCGAGGTCCGCGCCGCGGCCAAGGCGATCAACGCCATGCAGGCAAGGCTGCGCGAATATGTCGAGGATCGCGAACATCTCGCCGCCGCGCTCGCGCATGATCTGCGCACGCCGCTGACCAGGATGCGGCTGCGCCTGGAGTTGCTGCGCAAGTCGCCAGCGCGCGCCGCGCTTGCCCATGACCTCGCCGACATCGAGGGCATCGCGAGCTCCGTCATCGACTTCGCCACCTTCGAGGTGACCGAGGAAAAGAATGAAAGGATCGATTTCCTGTCACTCGTGGAGGCGGTCGCCGACGGTTTCGAGGCTGTCTCGTTCGAGGACGACGAGGCGCATTCGCGCGGCCTGATCTGCGTCGCGCGACCGGTGGCACTTCGGCGCTGCGTCACCAATCTCGTCCAGAATGCCGTGACCTACGGCAAGCGGGCGCACCTGACCCTGCAGCGATCGGAAAACACCGTGACACTCGCCATCCGTGACGAGGGGCCGGGCATACCGCAGGCTCAGCTCGACACGGTTTTCAGCTCATTCGTTCGCCTAGAACAGTCCCGCAACCGCCAGACCGGCGGCCTCGGCCTTGGCCTGACCATTGCCCGCAACATCGCCCGTGGCGCGGGCGGCGAGATCCGCTTGTCCAATTATCCCGGCGGCGGTCTGCTGACGGAGCTGCGCCTGCCGCTGGCGGCGTGA